The nucleotide window GCCGAAGATCTTCTCGAGACAATCAAGACGTACCTGGTTGCCAAAGAGAAGCTAGTCGAAGACTTTCCGGAAGCGTGTTACCCGATCATTCGGCTGGAAGGCCAACCGAACCGTTGCCGCGGCCAACACTGCGAAGGGGAACGAACCCACATCGGTTGGCACGCCAACGAGCTGATCTTCCCCACGATCGAAGAGAGCGAATCGAGCGGGGCCATTATCCGGACGTTTGGCATCACGGCTAAAGGGATCCGCGGCCAGAAGTACACCAACGCCAACGGCGACACCTTCCGGCCAGGCCTGGCACTGTTGGACGATCCACAAGATGACGAGTCGGCTTCCAACCCTGCCCAGGTGAAGAAACGCGAAAAGACGATCAACGGAACGGTGATGGGCCTAGGCGGCCCAGGGAAGCCGATCACCGCGATTATGCCCTGCACGGTTATTTATCCGGACGACCTGGCGGCCCGCTACCTGAACCGGAAACTCTATCCCGAGTGGCAAGGGATCCTGATCCAAATGGTGAAATCGTTCCCAGCGAACGAAGCACTGTGGGAGGAGTACTTCGGCACGCTGCGGGAAGACCTGGAAGCGGGCCGCGGCCGCAAGCGGGCGTTGGCCTTCTATCGTCAGAATCGCCAGGCGATGGACGAAGGGGCCGAAGTCTACTGGACAAGCCGCTTCGATCCCCCCAACGAGATCTCGGCGATCCAACACGCGATGCACCTACGCGACCGCGACCCAGGAACGTTCGCGGCCGAATATCAGAACGACCCAACCAGCGGCGATTCGGTCGACATCGTGTTGGTGACCGCGGCCGAGATCGCGGCGAAGGTCCATAGCTACAAGCGGCACCAAATCCCCAACGATGCGGAAAAGATCGTCGGATATGTCGACGTTCAATTGCGGCTGCTGTACTACGCGTTGGTTGCCTTCCGCGGCGACTTCACCGGCCACATTCCGGACTATGGCACGTGGCCGGAACAGCCAACCAAGTACTTCGTTTATAACCCGAAGTTGGCGCGGACGATCCAGGCCCACAAGCCGGAAGGGCCAAGCGCGATCAAGCTGGGCAACCTGTCGGAGGAAGCCCAGATTCGCCAGGCCTTGGAAATCCTGGTGAATCAAGATCTGATGCTGCGGAAGTGGAACCGCGAAGGGGATGGGGCCGAATTCCAAATCGATCTGTTGATGATCGACATGGGCAATTGGACCAACGTAGTTAAACAGTTTATTGCCGAGTCTCCCTTCCGGGCCCGCCTAATGCCAA belongs to Blastopirellula marina and includes:
- a CDS encoding terminase gpA endonuclease subunit, which translates into the protein MVKVEIEAGELLREINEAGLGKSIDERTLRRHRKELGLGKLVDVGAYLSHLVERDQARRTSANTYEAKKAKAAERSNQATRKGQDIGPLPSILDPERREACRFDLRLFFDTYIKPDGFFAWSLDHLRVFQTMQDAILNGGHFALAMPRGSGKTTITEAAALWAILFGHVKFVVVLGATAEKAEDLLETIKTYLVAKEKLVEDFPEACYPIIRLEGQPNRCRGQHCEGERTHIGWHANELIFPTIEESESSGAIIRTFGITAKGIRGQKYTNANGDTFRPGLALLDDPQDDESASNPAQVKKREKTINGTVMGLGGPGKPITAIMPCTVIYPDDLAARYLNRKLYPEWQGILIQMVKSFPANEALWEEYFGTLREDLEAGRGRKRALAFYRQNRQAMDEGAEVYWTSRFDPPNEISAIQHAMHLRDRDPGTFAAEYQNDPTSGDSVDIVLVTAAEIAAKVHSYKRHQIPNDAEKIVGYVDVQLRLLYYALVAFRGDFTGHIPDYGTWPEQPTKYFVYNPKLARTIQAHKPEGPSAIKLGNLSEEAQIRQALEILVNQDLMLRKWNREGDGAEFQIDLLMIDMGNWTNVVKQFIAESPFRARLMPNKGRGVTAKEKKISEATKKPGEEIGEEWIVPRARGRNALRHLIHDTNHWKSAVQNRWKSPIGQPGCLTIYQGKPQEHRMISEHCSAEYAQRMTSETSGNTVDEWSLRPNRDNHLLDCVVGSHVAGSRKGCAVPSADMLAAKPKKKRGSGKKKLSEIRRQKQMGR